A window of Nitrospiria bacterium contains these coding sequences:
- a CDS encoding tetratricopeptide repeat protein, whose translation MGKDRGSILQNAQKYTAKGLHDKAIEEWQKLIKETPNDGNIYNTIGDLYLKKNSISEATNAFLKAADSFDQAGFALKTIAVYKKIIKIDPNRFDVFLKLGDVNAERGLVGNALGDYLKVAKHYVGTGKLKEGVEVYRKIIKLDPQNVSIRIKLAEMCVKEGLKTEAVEEYLGVAEIYGQGGRKEEAIKLYDQILKIAPSHPTAKQLKNKLEGGALEGSEVSETPEEVQTASHQTEMVKPDKVFGSPQKGVQTGAEESQASPLSIQNQEDTPVDPTRVPTALEPIVDEGAVPSLEEELPVFEEPVEKILEPTSLSREEGKIPEGEVVELSDPSSLVKEFSQSSPKLSGDESGTPTPADEETPQQKMDEYIQHETIEGFFAEADVYLKYGLPQKAIDQLKGVLKQDPYNQKARLQLKEIYKNEGQIPEAVMECLKLAKIFELEGEPDRYNQILQEAMDLDPNNRQVKLMAGVSAQEREDSISQNLESSGVSSVSIPSAQETSESSQVNGLETEFSEASVTEFNAPLGRKGGPDEGVRSLDEIMNAQPLSPEEVGEKLAEGDFYLQQGLKEEAKRVYELVLLKVPEHPEALKKLTEISVEEDIDREISEIPDSQVLAELSQQEITGEQGIEKDSDSSVGIPASQESIDEISFSSVSESSNEVSFNENLDQPVSEASSREKAEEMDEGFVDLSDVLEEAEDQKELQEVSEQGNIDSELDSIFQEFQKGIQEQFGDEDYETHYNLGIAYKEMGLIHEAIGEFELSIKGDDRFVDSCTMLSTCFVEKGAFDKAAEYLDSALNDPRCNENNVLWLKYELGTLYENQGLHEKALEHYIEVKEADSNFKDVKKRIIKLQKDGPSLDDKGDEGLSDPGSELSVGTSSKKESKVERKKGKISYL comes from the coding sequence TTGGGTAAAGACAGAGGATCCATTCTTCAAAATGCGCAGAAATACACAGCCAAAGGTCTGCATGATAAGGCCATTGAGGAATGGCAAAAACTGATAAAAGAAACCCCGAATGACGGGAACATTTACAATACGATTGGAGATCTTTACCTTAAGAAAAATTCAATTTCCGAGGCAACCAATGCCTTCCTGAAAGCTGCAGACTCCTTTGATCAAGCGGGTTTTGCGTTAAAAACCATTGCCGTTTATAAGAAAATCATTAAAATCGATCCAAATCGTTTTGATGTTTTCCTGAAATTGGGGGATGTTAATGCAGAGCGGGGTCTTGTTGGCAATGCCTTGGGTGACTACTTGAAAGTTGCCAAGCATTACGTGGGGACCGGGAAGCTAAAAGAAGGGGTAGAGGTATACCGAAAGATTATCAAATTAGACCCCCAGAACGTATCTATACGTATTAAACTTGCGGAAATGTGTGTGAAAGAGGGTTTGAAAACAGAAGCTGTTGAGGAATATTTGGGGGTTGCGGAAATCTATGGTCAGGGAGGTCGTAAAGAAGAGGCCATCAAACTTTATGACCAAATCCTGAAAATCGCGCCCTCCCATCCAACCGCCAAACAATTAAAAAATAAACTAGAAGGAGGGGCGCTGGAGGGAAGTGAAGTTTCCGAAACCCCCGAGGAGGTCCAAACCGCTTCTCACCAAACCGAAATGGTGAAACCGGATAAGGTTTTTGGGTCCCCGCAAAAGGGGGTCCAAACGGGAGCAGAGGAATCCCAGGCTTCACCCCTTTCTATTCAGAACCAAGAAGACACTCCGGTAGACCCTACAAGGGTTCCTACGGCCCTGGAACCCATTGTGGATGAAGGGGCCGTGCCTTCCCTTGAGGAGGAATTACCCGTTTTTGAAGAGCCCGTTGAAAAAATATTAGAACCGACCTCCCTTTCAAGGGAGGAGGGGAAAATACCCGAAGGAGAGGTTGTTGAATTATCTGACCCTTCCTCTCTTGTTAAAGAATTTTCTCAGTCTTCCCCAAAACTCTCAGGGGATGAGAGTGGAACCCCAACACCGGCTGATGAAGAAACACCTCAACAAAAAATGGATGAATATATACAGCATGAGACCATCGAAGGTTTTTTTGCTGAAGCCGATGTATATTTAAAATATGGTTTACCTCAAAAAGCCATTGACCAATTAAAAGGAGTCCTCAAACAGGATCCCTATAATCAAAAGGCCCGTCTCCAATTGAAGGAGATTTATAAAAATGAGGGGCAAATTCCTGAAGCCGTGATGGAATGTTTAAAACTTGCTAAAATTTTTGAGCTGGAAGGAGAGCCGGATCGTTATAATCAGATTCTCCAAGAGGCTATGGACCTGGATCCCAATAACCGCCAAGTTAAACTTATGGCTGGTGTATCCGCTCAGGAAAGAGAAGACTCAATCTCCCAGAATTTGGAGTCTTCTGGCGTAAGCTCCGTATCCATTCCGTCTGCCCAAGAAACCTCTGAAAGCTCACAGGTGAACGGATTGGAAACTGAGTTTTCTGAGGCCAGCGTGACCGAGTTCAATGCTCCCTTGGGCCGAAAAGGAGGCCCTGATGAAGGGGTAAGAAGTCTTGATGAAATCATGAATGCTCAACCGCTCTCCCCTGAGGAAGTTGGGGAAAAACTTGCGGAGGGAGATTTTTACCTCCAACAGGGGTTAAAAGAGGAAGCCAAAAGGGTTTATGAATTGGTTCTTCTAAAAGTACCGGAGCATCCTGAAGCCCTGAAAAAACTAACCGAAATATCGGTTGAAGAAGATATTGATCGTGAAATTTCTGAAATCCCAGACTCCCAAGTGCTTGCAGAGCTTTCCCAACAAGAGATTACTGGAGAACAGGGAATTGAAAAAGATTCCGATTCCTCGGTTGGAATCCCAGCGTCCCAAGAATCTATAGATGAGATTAGCTTTTCCTCTGTTTCCGAATCCTCCAATGAAGTTTCATTTAATGAAAATTTAGATCAACCCGTTTCTGAGGCTTCTTCCCGAGAAAAAGCCGAAGAAATGGATGAAGGTTTTGTGGACCTTTCCGATGTTTTGGAGGAGGCGGAGGATCAAAAAGAACTTCAGGAGGTCTCCGAGCAGGGTAACATTGATTCAGAACTAGATTCTATTTTTCAGGAATTTCAAAAAGGTATTCAAGAACAATTTGGGGATGAGGATTATGAGACCCATTATAACCTTGGGATTGCCTATAAGGAGATGGGATTAATCCATGAGGCCATTGGAGAGTTTGAGTTATCCATTAAGGGGGATGACCGATTTGTAGACTCCTGTACCATGTTATCTACCTGTTTTGTCGAAAAAGGTGCTTTTGACAAAGCAGCAGAATATTTAGACAGCGCTTTGAACGACCCTCGATGTAATGAAAATAATGTTTTGTGGCTGAAATATGAACTGGGAACGCTTTATGAAAATCAGGGCCTTCATGAAAAAGCCCTTGAGCATTATATAGAAGTGAAAGAAGCTGACTCAAATTTTAAAGATGTGAAGAAGAGAATAATTAAATTGCAGAAGGATGGTCCAAGTCTTGATGATAAAGGTGATGAGGGCCTTTCC